AGACCTAACTCGGGATAAGCTAAGCTTGAAAATACAATTTTCATTAAATGACATGTTAGCAGTATTCTTAAAAATCTTTATACGAGTGTATAGTTATGGAAGGAGTATTCTTAACTAACGTAACACCATTTACTAAATCATTGGACTTAGATTTGGAGGGTTTAAGGAAGATGATTGAATTTGCGGAAAATGTTGGCTATAAGTATATAGTACCTTTAGGTACTGCAGGTGAGTTCTCGTCTCTGACATTTGAGGAGAAAGTAATAGTAGTGGATACGGTAAGGAAAGCATTAAATAAGGGAGAGATCATAGCTGGAGCATCATCAACTTCGTTCTTAGAGACCAGTGAACTTTGTAGAAGGTATAAGGAAATAGGTGTGGATAAGATAATGATTACACCGCCATATTACTTGAAGGGTAATGACAAAGGTCTTTTAGACTATTTCACAAAGGTAAGTCAGTCATGCGATTCCACTATTGTAATATATAACAATCCATCTACAGTTGGAGTAGATCTTTCACCTCAGCTTTTAAAGAAGTTAAGCGATTCTATACCGAATTTTAAAGCATTAAAGGAAGCTAGATATAACGTAGTGGAATTTAAGGAGGTGGAGAGATTAATAGGGAATAAGGTAGACGTTATAGATGGACTAGAGGAGAGGGCACTATTAGGACTTGTATTAGGTGCTAAAGGGTTTACAACGTCAATGGGATCGTTTTCTGCATTACCACTTAAGATTTTTGAAAGCTATAGGGCACGTAATTTAGAGAATTCTATACGGCTATATAATACACTTTTAGAGTATAGGGCCTTTATCAAAACTCCATTAACGATGTCGCATTTAGCCAAGTTAGGTGCTTGGTTAAGAGGATTAATATCAAGTTATGTTGTTAGACCACCATTGCCAAATCTGGATGATGTGGTAAGTGATGATATTAAGAAGAAAATGATAGAAAAAATAAACGACATAATTTCTGTTGAAAAATTATAGACTTACTGTTTTTTATTCGATTCTCTAGTCTAAATTAACTGTTTGCCTACACGATTTGCTTTTCTTTTTTAGAATGCGATAAGTGCCTAACCCACTTTAACCTATCTTACTATACAATACTTGATATTTTGATAATTTTTCCCAGTCAAATTCTATTCCATGTCCAGCCTTATCTGGAGGAATCGCGTAGCCATCTTCAAATTTTAACGAAGACTTCAGAACTCCACTATCATTTAAATTACTTCCCGGTAAGTGTTCTAGGAACAAAGCATTCTTTATTGCGGATAAAACTTGTACTGAAATCTCCTCACCGAAATGTGGTGCCATTGGTAAACCTAAGGATTCTGCAAGCTTAGCGTATTTCATCCACTCTGTTATACCTCCACTTCGCAATACATCTAATTGAACAATATCTACGCATTTCTCAATTATTAGTCTAGTTTGCTCAAAACCGTTGTATAAGCTTTCTCCAGCAGCTATGGGAATGTCAAGCTTCTCCCTTAGCATCTTATATTGATCTAATAAATCGGCTTCTATGGGCTCTTCTAACCAGTAAACGCCTAAGTCATACAATACCTTACCTCTTCTTATGGTATCTTGGAAATTCCATCCCCTATTAACGTCAACCATCAAGGGATAACTACCTATTACCTCCTTCACAGCTTTTATCCTCTCTATATCCTCCTCAAAATTTGGCTTTCCAACCTTTATTTTAAACGCCTTAAACCCCATATTCTTAAACTTCTTTACATCATCAACTAATTCTTCAATAGAGAAATTAAGATCTATTGCACTTCTATAAGC
The nucleotide sequence above comes from Sulfolobus tengchongensis. Encoded proteins:
- a CDS encoding dihydrodipicolinate synthase family protein encodes the protein MEGVFLTNVTPFTKSLDLDLEGLRKMIEFAENVGYKYIVPLGTAGEFSSLTFEEKVIVVDTVRKALNKGEIIAGASSTSFLETSELCRRYKEIGVDKIMITPPYYLKGNDKGLLDYFTKVSQSCDSTIVIYNNPSTVGVDLSPQLLKKLSDSIPNFKALKEARYNVVEFKEVERLIGNKVDVIDGLEERALLGLVLGAKGFTTSMGSFSALPLKIFESYRARNLENSIRLYNTLLEYRAFIKTPLTMSHLAKLGAWLRGLISSYVVRPPLPNLDDVVSDDIKKKMIEKINDIISVEKL
- a CDS encoding mandelate racemase/muconate lactonizing enzyme family protein, giving the protein MRITSVEVGLYKIPSRHIQENSIARFTAYEWTIVRLKFSNNIEGIGWTYTQGRGGSSIFHLITDYWAKELLSEGDLDPLTLNKKVWSLTYSYGLEGLSRLAYSAIDIALWDGLAKSHDLPLYEMLGGPKSPKVKAYRSAIDLNFSIEELVDDVKKFKNMGFKAFKIKVGKPNFEEDIERIKAVKEVIGSYPLMVDVNRGWNFQDTIRRGKVLYDLGVYWLEEPIEADLLDQYKMLREKLDIPIAAGESLYNGFEQTRLIIEKCVDIVQLDVLRSGGITEWMKYAKLAESLGLPMAPHFGEEISVQVLSAIKNALFLEHLPGSNLNDSGVLKSSLKFEDGYAIPPDKAGHGIEFDWEKLSKYQVLYSKIG